A genomic region of Methanobacterium sp. SMA-27 contains the following coding sequences:
- a CDS encoding CBS domain-containing protein, protein MLTSVQKEILQSLINLYRNADASIKGEEIAEIMNRNPGTIRNQMQSLRSLGLVKGVPGPRGGYKPTIKAYHTLNIQASDNQTLVPIYRDGKKVKDITVSQIEFTSITHPGECEAAIKAVGNIKYLDLGDEIRIGPTPVNKLVVDGVVVGRDDMDNILLLDTTAIRSIPKKTVLEVATIDLIKLDGSDSIKKAAKILTDKDIEGAPVIEDGHVIGILTLSDITRGIAESKENRTVSNVMSKHIITVEKDVMIADAIEMMNKNKIGRLIVVDEDVNPIGIVTRTDLLDQIAGLR, encoded by the coding sequence ATGCTCACATCCGTCCAGAAGGAAATATTACAGAGCTTGATAAATTTGTACAGGAATGCAGATGCCTCCATTAAGGGAGAAGAAATTGCAGAGATTATGAACCGTAATCCTGGCACAATAAGAAATCAGATGCAGTCTTTAAGAAGTTTAGGTCTTGTAAAAGGTGTTCCGGGCCCTAGGGGAGGTTATAAGCCTACTATTAAAGCATATCACACCTTGAATATCCAAGCATCTGATAATCAAACATTAGTTCCAATTTATAGAGATGGAAAAAAGGTTAAAGATATAACTGTCTCCCAAATTGAATTTACAAGTATAACTCACCCGGGAGAATGTGAAGCAGCAATAAAAGCTGTAGGAAACATTAAATACCTTGATCTTGGGGATGAAATCAGGATAGGTCCAACACCTGTCAACAAACTTGTTGTGGATGGTGTTGTTGTTGGAAGGGATGATATGGATAATATTCTTCTTTTAGATACTACTGCAATAAGAAGCATACCAAAAAAGACAGTTCTTGAAGTTGCTACCATAGATCTAATCAAACTTGATGGATCTGACAGTATAAAAAAGGCTGCAAAGATATTAACGGATAAAGATATTGAGGGTGCGCCTGTGATTGAAGATGGACATGTTATTGGAATTTTAACACTATCCGATATAACCAGAGGTATTGCAGAAAGTAAAGAAAATCGCACTGTTTCTAATGTAATGTCCAAACATATCATAACAGTTGAAAAGGATGTTATGATTGCAGATGCTATTGAAATGATGAATAAAAATAAAATAGGAAGACTAATTGTTGTAGACGAAGATGTGAATCCAATTGGTATAGTTACAAGAACAGATTTACTTGATCAAATAGCGGGACTCAGATAA
- a CDS encoding ABC transporter ATP-binding protein, producing the protein MFKDSFKFFFSKFMKPHILTLVLIFALGFSTLLFSFISPLLIRALVDQVFIARMLDLFIYIIIGIIGMYIISAISSYFNSYVSGKLSLVLLKEVSENAFNVVQFASLKSTQNIKVGDMITRIMGNTQIAINIPVRILPQFFMSIVSIIVPFVIMLTLSYQLALIVMSPVALFLLSSTIFGNKMEAIQKAFLEINASIYSFLKENLSIIPLVKVFNLEKWSQNRLTNQMDNYYGISINYTKTSSLNSSLSSLILGVPIVLLITFGGYMVLDGSISLGTFTAFLSYTSIFFSPISQLSGIWTSYKSSLPAFDRIKEVMDMEPEKGLDREITITNGEIKFDDVWFSYDNRYILKGFNATFKNGLNYIVGDNGSGKSTILKLICLLYPIEKGSIKVDGQDIVEIKRDGLIKNISMIFSDPYMFDGSIYENIKIGNLDAGKEEIIRVSKLVKIHEFIESTPNKYDTEVGEDGLMLSSGEKQEIALARAVLKNSPIILLDEVTKSIDKDSRESINQVIDELKTDKTIIIVTHNSNEIDFESNIIYLEPEEELDDPLNTLNSPSADISPKN; encoded by the coding sequence ATGTTCAAAGATAGTTTCAAATTTTTCTTCAGTAAATTTATGAAACCACATATTTTAACTTTAGTACTCATATTTGCTCTAGGCTTTTCAACATTATTATTCTCATTTATTAGTCCTTTACTGATAAGAGCCCTTGTTGATCAAGTATTTATTGCACGAATGCTCGATCTATTCATCTACATTATTATTGGAATCATTGGAATGTATATTATATCAGCAATTTCAAGTTATTTTAACAGTTATGTATCTGGAAAATTAAGTTTAGTGTTGTTAAAGGAAGTATCTGAAAATGCATTTAATGTCGTTCAATTCGCATCACTAAAAAGTACCCAAAACATCAAAGTAGGAGATATGATAACCCGTATAATGGGTAACACACAGATTGCAATAAATATCCCTGTTAGAATACTACCACAGTTTTTTATGAGCATAGTTAGTATAATTGTTCCTTTTGTGATAATGCTAACACTCAGCTATCAGTTAGCCCTTATTGTTATGAGTCCGGTTGCATTATTTTTACTATCATCAACTATATTTGGAAATAAAATGGAAGCTATACAAAAAGCTTTTTTGGAAATTAATGCTTCAATCTATTCCTTTTTAAAGGAAAATCTTTCGATAATACCTCTTGTAAAAGTATTTAATCTGGAAAAATGGTCCCAAAATAGATTAACTAATCAAATGGATAATTATTATGGAATTTCTATAAATTATACCAAAACTTCCTCGTTAAATTCTTCATTAAGTTCATTAATACTGGGAGTCCCAATAGTTTTACTAATTACCTTTGGTGGTTACATGGTACTAGACGGGTCTATTAGCCTTGGAACATTCACAGCTTTCCTTTCATACACTTCAATATTTTTCTCACCAATTTCCCAGTTATCTGGTATATGGACTTCCTATAAAAGTTCATTACCTGCCTTTGATAGGATTAAAGAAGTTATGGATATGGAACCTGAAAAAGGTTTGGATAGAGAGATTACTATTACCAATGGAGAAATAAAATTTGACGATGTCTGGTTTTCATATGATAACAGATACATTCTAAAAGGGTTTAATGCAACATTTAAAAATGGTTTAAATTATATTGTAGGAGACAATGGCTCAGGAAAGAGTACAATACTCAAACTAATCTGCTTACTTTATCCTATTGAAAAAGGTAGCATTAAAGTAGATGGACAAGATATTGTAGAAATTAAAAGAGATGGATTAATAAAAAATATCTCCATGATCTTTTCAGATCCATACATGTTTGATGGTTCCATATATGAAAACATTAAAATTGGTAATTTAGATGCAGGAAAGGAAGAAATCATAAGGGTTTCAAAACTAGTTAAAATACATGAATTCATTGAAAGTACACCAAATAAATATGATACTGAAGTGGGAGAAGATGGATTAATGCTTTCAAGTGGTGAAAAGCAGGAAATAGCACTTGCAAGGGCCGTCTTGAAAAATTCGCCAATTATACTTTTAGATGAAGTAACAAAATCCATAGATAAAGATTCGAGGGAATCTATCAACCAGGTAATTGATGAACTTAAAACTGACAAGACCATTATAATAGTTACCCATAACAGCAATGAAATAGATTTTGAAAGTAACATAATCTATTTAGAACCCGAAGAGGAATTGGATGATCCATTGAATACATTGAATTCACCATCTGCAGATATTTCTCCAAAAAATTAA
- a CDS encoding deoxyhypusine synthase: MEVKEKMSVLELIEQMGGSGVLGAGRMYQATKLLSEVLEDEDTAVFMSVAGPMVPGGLRKVIRDMINNGMIDVLITSGANITHDLLEAFGGRHYKGMKEDDETLCQQGIGRIGDIYTKSEDFEVFEHEITEILAKITEKDKYLSIREFLTKIGSSITDENSILRTASKRNIPIYAPGLIDSMLGLQLWMFTQDNKLHLDASGDMSELSDIVFSTKKVATIILGGGLPKHYALASNLLKGGVDAAIQITMDRGETGSLSGAPLEEAKSWSKAKAGSNLVTVIGDATIIFPLMLAGALEMNKK, from the coding sequence ATGGAAGTAAAGGAGAAAATGAGTGTATTAGAACTCATTGAACAGATGGGAGGATCTGGAGTTCTTGGTGCTGGAAGAATGTATCAAGCAACAAAACTCCTTTCAGAAGTTCTTGAGGATGAGGATACCGCTGTTTTCATGAGCGTTGCAGGACCCATGGTGCCTGGAGGACTTAGAAAAGTTATAAGAGACATGATTAATAATGGAATGATCGATGTTCTAATAACAAGTGGTGCAAACATAACCCACGATCTGCTTGAAGCTTTTGGAGGAAGACATTACAAGGGCATGAAAGAGGACGATGAAACACTATGTCAACAAGGGATCGGTCGGATCGGAGATATTTATACAAAATCTGAAGATTTCGAAGTGTTTGAACACGAAATCACCGAAATCTTGGCAAAAATAACAGAAAAAGATAAATATCTTAGCATAAGGGAATTCTTAACCAAAATTGGAAGTTCCATTACAGATGAAAATTCAATACTCAGGACAGCTTCAAAAAGAAATATTCCAATTTATGCTCCAGGATTAATTGATAGTATGCTTGGACTGCAGTTATGGATGTTTACACAAGATAATAAACTTCATCTGGATGCATCAGGAGATATGAGTGAATTATCTGACATAGTTTTTAGTACAAAAAAAGTTGCAACAATTATACTTGGTGGTGGACTTCCAAAACATTATGCGTTGGCATCAAATCTTTTAAAGGGTGGTGTTGATGCAGCCATACAAATCACAATGGACAGAGGAGAAACAGGAAGTTTAAGTGGAGCGCCACTTGAAGAAGCCAAGTCATGGTCCAAGGCTAAGGCCGGTTCAAATCTTGTAACTGTTATCGGCGATGCAACAATAATATTCCCATTGATGCTGGCGGGTGCACTGGAGATGAACAAAAAATAA